The DNA window CGCGGATTCCATGACTACGCCGACACGGCCGGCCAGGCCAGGGCAGGAGTGCGATGACCAGGGACCCCACTGCGGAGTTCAGCAGGATCGAGATCACCTGGGAGCGCGGGGTCACCCGGCTGCATCTGATCCGCCCGGAGCGGCGCAACGCGATCGACCTGCGGCTCGCCCAGGAACTCCTGCGGGCCGCCCTGCTGGAGCGCACCGCCTCCAGCGGCTGCGTCCTGCTCACCGGAGCCGGCGACCACTTCTGCGTCGGCGGCGATCTGAAGGCGTTCGAGGCGGCGGACGACCTGCCCAGCCATCTGATGGAGATCACCAGCTACCTCCACGCGGCGCTCAGCCGTCTGGCGGCCATGGCCGCCCCGCTGGTGGTCGCCGCGCAGGGCCACGTCGCGGGTGCCGGCCTCGGCCTCGCCTGCCTGGCCGACGTGCTGCTCACCGACGAGAGCGCCACCTTCCGTTCGGCGTACGGCGCGCTCGGTCTGACCCCCGACGCCTCGACCAGCCATCTGCTGCCGCGGCTGGTGGGACTGCGCAGAGCCCAGCACATGACCCTGCTCGGCCATGTGATGAACGCCGAGGAGTCCGAGAAGTGGGGTCTGTCCACCGAGACCGTACCGGCGGGGCAGTTGCAGAAGCGGGCCCTGGAGGTCGCCGTGGAGCTCGCCGCCGGTCCCACCACGGCCTACGGCCAGACCAAGCGGCTGCTGCGGTCCTCGTTCGCCCGCTCTCTCGCCGACCACCTTGAGGACGAGTCGGTGACCCTCAGCGCTGCGGCGGGGACGGCGGACGCCATGGAGGGCATCTCCGCGTTCTCCGGCCGCCGGTCCGCACAGTTCGGAGTACGGACATGACCACCACCCCGCTGCTCGTCGAACGCCGCGGCCCCGTCGCCGTCCTCACCCTCAACCGACCCGAGGTGCTCAACGCCGTCGACTCCGCCCTGGCTGCCGAACTCGGCGCGGCACTGGACCTCCTGGACCGCGACCCCGAGCTGCGGGTCGGCGTGCTCACCGGCGCCGGCCGGGCGTTCTGCGCCGGAGCCGACCTCAAGGCACTGGCTGCGGGGGAACCCGTCCACGACCCCGCCCACGAGGAATGGGGATTCGCCGGGATCACCCACCACCCGGTGCGCAAGCCGCTGATCGCCGCCGTCGACGGCGTGGCATACGGCGGCGGCACCGAGATCGTGCTGGCCTGCGATCTGGTCGTGGCCGGCGAAGAGGCCCGATTCGGCCTGCCGGAAGCCTCCCGTGGGCTGCTTGCCGGGGCGGGCGGGCTGATCCGGCTGCCACAGCAGGTCCCGTTCCGCGCTGCCATGGAGGCCGCACTGACCGGGGAGCCCATCTCCGCCGCGACAGCGCGGGAATGGCATCTCGTCAACCGACTGGTCCCGCAGGGCGAGGCGCTGTCCATGGCGCTCGTCCTCGCCGAGCGGATCGCGGCCAACGCTCCTCTGTCGGTGCAGGCCAGCAGGCGGCTGATCCGCGCTGCCGCCGCCGGCGCACCCGAGTCAGAGATCTGGTCCGAGAACGCCGAATTCAGCACACAACTACTGGCCAGCCAGGACGCGAAGGAAGGCATGCTGGCGTTCGCCGAACGCCGCTCCCCGGTCTGGCAGGGACGCTGAGGAGGGGCAGAGGTGGACATTCACGGCAATGTCGCGCTGGTCACCGGCGGCACGTCCGGGTTGGGGCTGGCCTCTGCCCGGCGACTCGTCGCCTCCGGTGCCCGGGTGGTCTTCATGGGCCGCCGATCGGACCGGGCGGAGAAGGTCACCGCCGACCTCGGCAGCCACGCCGTCTTCGTACCCGGCGATGTCACCCGTACCGAGGACGTGGCAGCGGCCGTCGACGCGGCCCGTTCGCTGGGGCGGCTCGGAGCGCTGATCAGCTGCGCGGGCATCGCGGTGCCGGGACGCACCCTGGGCCGCAGAGGCCCGCTGCCTCTGGAGGACTTCGAGCGCGTGGTGCGGGTCAACCTCCTGGGCACCTTCAATGTGGTCAGGTTGGCCGCCGAGGCGATGGCCGCCAATCAACCGGTCGACGGCGACCGTGGGGTGGTGGTCTGCACCTCGTCCATCGCCGCGTACGAAGGCCAGGAAGGGCAGACCGCGTACACCGCCGCCAAGGCGGCAATCGCGGGCATGACCCTGCCGCTCGCCCGCGACCTGGCCCGGCACGCGATCCGGGTGGTGACCATCGCCCCGGGCCTGTTCGACACGCCCATGGTCGCCGGACTCTCGCACGAGGCACGCGACTCGCTCGCCCGGCAGACCCCGCATCCCGTACGACTGGGCCGCACCGAGGAGTTCGCGTCGCTGGTCGCGCACATCATCGACAACCCCATGCTCAACGGCGAGGTCATCAGACTGGACGGGGCGGTGCGCCTTGGCCCGATCTGACGGCGTGGGCCGGTCCAGGCGGCCGGGCCCCCGCATCTGGCTTGCCGGTACGGACCGATCGGCACGCGAACAGGCGGCGCTGGTACGGATGCTGTCCGCACCGGAACGGGCCCGCCTCGCGCGGATGCCGGCTGCGGCTCAGTCCTCGTACGCGACGGCGCACGCACTGCTCCGGCTCGTTCTGGCGCCGGTGCTGCGGGTCGCACCGGAGCGGGTCGGCATCGGCCGGGACTCGGCGGGGCGGCCGCTGGTCGAGGGTGCACCATGGCTGCACATCAGCCTCTCGCACACCGCAGGCGCCGTACTGGCGGGCTTCTCCACGACGGGCCCTTTCGGTGTCGACATCGAACGGGTGCGTCCGCTGCGGATGCCGGGGATGCTGGCCGAGCGGGTGCTCGACCCGGCGGATCTGGCCCGCTGGGCCGGTGCGGGGCAGGGCGGTACGGCAGGGGCGGCAGGTGCGGCGCGGTCGCAGGCAGCGCTGCTGCGGCGCTGGACCTGTAAGGAGGCGGTGCTCAAAGCCTGCGGTACGGGGCTGCCCGGCGGGGTCTCCCGGGTGGTGGCCTGGCCGGACCCGCATCACTGGTCCGTACCGGGTGTGCCCGGGCTGCGGGCCGGGTCGCTGTGGCGGACCGCCGAGCCGCAGGTCGGGGCCGGACATGTCGCCGCGGTCGCCGTGCCGGCGGGGTCGGCTGGGTCGGCTGGGTCGGCTGAGTTCGCCGTGATCACCGGAGGGCGCTCAGACCAGGCCCTCCTGGAGGGCCAGTGCCACAGCCAGGGTGCGGTTGGGGGAGTTGAGCTTGGCGAGCAGGTTGGTGACGTGCCGCTTGACCCCGTGTTCGGAGATGGTGAGTCGGCGGGCGATCTGCTTGTTGCTGAGGCCCTCCGCCAGCAGCGAGAGGACCTGCTGCTCGCGGGGGGTGAGCGAGACCTTGCGGGATGAGTGGAACCCGGCGGTCCCCCGGACGCGCACCATCAGGGTGCGGGCCAGCCCTGCGGGCAGCGGCATCTCCCCCCGGTCCAGCCGGGCCAACGCCTCGCACAGGCTCGCCGAGGTCAGCTCGGACTGTATGAGGAAGCCATGTGAGGAGAGCAGCACCACCTCGTCGATGGCCTCCAGGCGAAGGTCTTCGAGGAGCAGGAGGACGCGTGCCTCGAAGGCTTCCGCCTCCTGGATCAGCCCGGGCGCCAGCTCGCCGCTGCCATGGCAGACGACGATGTCGGGCCGGTGCTCGATAAGGAGTTCACGGGCGGCGACCGGGCCGCTGCACGACCAGACCTGGGCGACGGAGGGGACATTGTGGAGCAGGTTGAACACGCCGCAGCGGACCAACTCGCTCTCCAGGACCACCAGTACGGAGGTCCGGGCGAGGGAACCGACCGGATTCGAGTACACCTGTATATCGCTCATGGTCAGGCCCCGCGCCGGATGAGGGACCAGGTCGCCTGTGCGATGCGCTCGATGCTCACTGCGTCGTGTTCCTCGTTTTCCGTGCGGTCGAGTCGACCGCCGGTCCACTGGCTGATGACCGAGACCAGGGCTCCGCTCAGGAAGTGGGCGCGGAGCAGCAGGGCGGTCTCGTCAAGGCTGCCCGGGACCGCCTCGGTCAGCAGCTGCTCGAACCAAGCCTGGGCGAGCAGCTGTTCCAGTCGGCTGGCGAACCGGGAGCTGCCGTTCTCGCCCAGCATCCGGCGGTAGATGGCGCGGTGCCGGTCGACAAGGGTGAACAGGTTGACCAGGTGGACCGGGGGGGCGTCGGAGAGGGTGTGCGTGTCGGCCAGGAGTCGGCAGGCGCTCGCCGCGTCGACGATGCCCTCCATGGTGCTCTCCGTGGCGTCGAGCAGCAGGTCCTCACGGTCCTTGTAGTGCAGGTACACCGTGGCGCGGTTCACCTCCGCCCGTTCCGCGATGTCACTCATGGCGATGCCGTCCAGGTCCCTCTCCATCGAGAGTTCCAGGACGGCAGCCCGAAGGAGCGCCCTGGTGCGCCGGGCGCGAGGGTCACGCGAGGCGCTTCGGGTGTGCGAGGTGTTCGGCATGAGCCCAAGTGTCCTCTATCAATACCAGCAAATCAACACCTGTCGTCTAAGCGACAGGTGTCGTACAGTCGACCCGCCGCCGGTCGCCGGTGACGACCGCGACGGCTGCACCGAACTCAACTGCCCCCTGCGACAAGGATCCAGGTAGAGATGCGCGCAATATCTGAGGCATACATCGTCGACGCGGTGCGCACTCCGGTCGGCCGCAGGAACGGTTCGCTGGCCGGGGTCCACTCGGCCGACCTCGGCGCCCATGTACTGAGCGCCCTGATGGACCGGACCGGCATCGACCCGGCGGCCGTCGAGGACGTGGTCTTCGGCTGCCTGGACCAGCTCGGGTCCCAGTCCGGCGACATCGCCCGGACGAGTTGGCTGGCCGCCGGCCTGCCCGAGTCCGTCCCCGGAGTGACCATCGACCGCCAGTGCGGCTCCTCGCAGCAGGCCGTGCATTTCGCCGCCCAGGCCACGATGAGCGGCCTCTCCGGCCTCGTCGTAGCCGGTGGCGTCCAGAACATGTCACAGATCCCGCTCACGGCCGCCGCCCTCGTCGGCCCGCAGTTCGGAATGCCGGACCCGTACTCGGGGTCTCGCGGCTGGCGCAAGCGCTACGGCGACCAGACCGTGAGCCAGTTCCACGCCGCCGAACTCATGGCCCGCCACTGGGACCTCAGCCGTGAGGAGATGGAGGAGTTCGCGCTCAACAGCCACCAGCGGGCCGCGCACGCCGTCGACTCCGGCTGGTTCGAGCGGGAGATCGCACCCTACGTCGACGGCGAGACCGCCCTCGCCGTCGACGAGGGCCCGCGGCGCGACACCAGCCTTGCCTCCATGGCAAGGCTCAAGACGCTGGATCCGGCCGGCCGCATCACCGCGGCGACCGCCTCGCAGATCTCCGACGGGGCAGCCGCCCTGCTGATCGCCTCGGAGCAGGCCGTCCAGGACCACGGCCTCATCCCGCGCGCCCGCATCCACCGGATGACGGTACTCGGCGACGACCCGATCATGATGCTGAGCGCCCCGATCCCGGCGACCCGCAAGGCCCTGGAGGACGCAGGGCTGACCGAGGGCGACATCGATGCCGTCGAGATCAACGAGGCATTCGCCTCGGTGGTCCTCGCCTGGCAGCGGGAGATCGACATCGCTCCGGAGCGGGTCAACCCGGTCGGCGGCGCCATCGCGCTCGGCCACCCGCTGGGCGCGACCGGTGCCCGCCTGATGACGACGCTGCTCCACCATCTGGAGCGCACCGGGGGCCGCTACGGGCTGCAGACCATGTGCGAGGGGGGTGGTCAAGCGAACGTCACCATCCTTGAGCGCCTCTGAGGCATGCGAGACCTGCGCAGGGCCCGGACCGGGGAACCGGCCCGGGCCCTGCGCGGGCGGCGGCGGGGCGCCGGGGTGCCCGGCACCGGCGGGCTCAGGACTTGTACTGCTCAGGACTTGTACTGCTCAGGACTTGTACTCCGGAGTCATCGCCGAGGCCATCCGCAGATGCGGGGCGGCCTCGGCGCCCAGCCCCTGCCGCTTCAGTACGCGTCCCAGCAGGAGTTGCGCATAGGAGTCGTCCGGTGTCTCGGCGACCAGCGGCTCCAGGGTGGCGCGGGCCCGGCCCAGCTGGGCGGAGTGGAAATAGGCCCGGGCGGCCAGCAGCCGGACGTTCCGGTCGTCGGCGAACTCCTCCATCAGCGGGCCGAGCAGCGTCAGGCATCCGAGCGGGTCACCGAGCTCAAGGAGGGCTTCGGAGTGCCGGAACCGCTCCACCTCCGCCGGGAGTTCACGCGTCACAGAGCCCGCCGCGCCGCGAAGCAGCTCCGTGATGTGGGCCGGGGAGTGCGCACCGGCCAGCGCCTTGCCACCCACGACAAGGGTGGGCGAGGTCTTCACGCCGATCGCCTTGCCGCGCAGCAGAAGCTCGCGCACGGTCTCCTCACCGGCGCCGGAGGCCAGCAGCTCCGGCCCCTGCGGAAAACCGGCCCGCTCGGCGACGGCGGCGAGGGTGTCGGCCAGGCCGATGTCGAGGGCGTCGATGAAATGGGCCCGCAGCACCCCCTCCACCACCGCGTCCTGAAGTGCGGCGCCGCCGGATGCGTAGGCGAGGGCGATCAGCCGGTGTGCGGCCTGGGTGTTGGCACGCCAGGCCGCACCCCAGCGCGGTCCCAGCCCCTCGGCGGCTGCGATCTCCGACACGCGCAGCCGGTTCTCAGCGGGCGACATACCGGGGGCGCACTGCTGGAGGGCCGCGTCGACCACCGGGTCCTGGAGGACCTCGGCCATGGGAAGGGACTCGGCTGGGGCCATGGGGTCGATCCGGAAGGGCCGCCAGACCACTTCCACCGACTCCCCCTCCCAGCCCGCCAGGGCCGTCTCCACCCGCCGCTTGCCGATGTACGCCCAGGCGCAGACCACGTCCGCCCAGATCTCGATTCGCATCCTCAAAGGCTAATAAACACTCGTCGCCTAAGCAACAACCGTCGCGAAACTCGGAGCGCATGACCCACCCGTGCGCCCCGCGACCGCGATCACCCTGCTTGGGGCGGTTGCGATCCATTGCCCTCCGGCGGCTGACCCACCGGCGATGTTCCCGCGCGCGGCGGCTGCGGCCCAGGCGTCCGCCCAGGGCCTGGCCCTGTGCTTCGCCGCCGACGCCCCACGCGGAATCGTCGACTTCTTCACCGGCATGGAACGCGGGGAGCGCTGACTTCCACGCGCTGCGCGGGCCTTCCAAGACTTCCTCGCCTTCCTCGCCTTCCGGCGCTCGCAAGCAGAAGCACCTCGCCCGTAGGGTCTGCTCGATTCCCCACTTGGTCGAGCGGTGAACGATGTGGTCGGGGCCGCGCCCCGGACCGCCTTGGCTCAGCCCAGCGCGTCCATCACGGTGGTGACATAGGCATCCAGCCGCTCCTCCACGGCTCGCGTCGTCAGGTCTGTCCTCCCTGCCACCCGCCATGGCTGCGCCACCGATCGCACTTCTTCCGAGCACGCCAGCCCGTCCCGCACCTGCCAGTACAGCCGCTCGCTCGCAGCCGCCGCCAGCACCCCGCCGGCCTCCTCATACGCCTCAGCGAACCGCAGACCCCACGCCGGGCCGTGCAGCAGCGCGAGATTGGTGGAGCAGTGCGCGACATCGAGGTCCGCCGGACCCCAGGAAGCCGCTGCCCAGTCGACGACGCCGGCGATCCGGGCACCTGCCGGCCTTGGGGGCGGTACATCGAACAGCACGTTGCCGGGCTGGAAGTCCCGGTGCAGGAATCGCCCTTCATAGGGCGGCGCGGGCCTGCGGATCACGTCGATCGCCGCGGCCCATGCCGCCGCGTCGGCGCCCTTCGGGGTCACGACGGTGTCGGCGGTCGTCAGCGCCACATACTCCCGGGGCCGCTCGGCGGGTCTCAACGCGTGGATCGCCACGAGTTGACGGGCCAGCAGAGGGACGCGCATCTCCAAGCCCTCATCGTCGAGGACCGTCCGGCCCGCCAGATGCGTCATAAGGAGCGATGGATATTCGCAATGCTCGGCGGTCGAGTCGACCGCGACCAGTCCAGGAGCCGGCACGCCGGTCCCCGTGAGCAGGGTCAGGGCGCCGGCCTCCCTGTTCAGCCAGTCCTCGGCATGCCCCATGTAGAACGGGTCGACGAAACTCCGCAGCACCAGGTGACGGGGGCCTCCGTCCCGCGTGCCGATGGTCAGCCTCCGCATTTCGGCAGTGATGCCGCCATGCAGCACCTCGGTTCTGACGATCCGTTCGCCAACCTCCAGGTGCCGGCCCACCCAAGCCAGTGTCAACGGTCGGACCGCCGCCGCCGCCTCATCGTGATTGGTCACCGCGCCACCTCATCATCCGACCCGGACGTCGTCGAGCTGCTCGACACGTTGCTCGCGCAGGTGCCGGACCACGCTTCGCAGCAGGACAGGCGGGGTCTTCACCTCGGCCCAATTCGTGGAGAATGAAATCTCTTTTGGCAAATTGTAGACGGGTGTCAGTCTTTGACCATTGATTACCCGCCAGCCTCGCAGCTGACGTGACGTCAATTCCTTTACTCCCTGGTGATCTTGATGACATGATCACGTAGCTCATCCGCCACGTGGGCGGATGGTTCGAAGGAGGCTTCATGTCACGGGTGATCCGTGAAACCCGCCGTAGAACGGCGGGTGCATTTGCGTTGCCTAGCTCGTCGCGCCATTTGCGCCATATAGCGGCAGTGCTGACGCTGGCGCTGGCCGCCGGGGCGCTGACTGTCGTGGACGCAGGCGGTCAGGCGGTTGCGGCCGAGCGTTTGAACGGGCCCGCTGTCCCAACGGCCACAGCCCAGGGGCCGGCGGAGGCTCCGGATGCGGCGTCGGCGTTGCTGGCGGCCCGGCTGCAGAAGCGTCGGATCGAGATCACGGGTGAGCGGACGGATTCGACCACGAGTTGGGCGAATCCGGACGGGACCACCACGGTGGACGCCTACACCGGGCCGGTCCGGGTGCAGGACGAGCACGGCACCTGGCGGCCGGTGGACACCACCCTGGTCGAGGCCGACGGCGTGATCCAGCCGGCGATGACCGCCGCCGACATATCATTCTCCGACGGCGGCAAGGACGAGACCCTCGCCCACCTGTCCCGTGGCAAGCACGCCCTCGGGCTCGGCTGGGAAGGCAAACTGCCCAAGCCCCAGCTCGACGGCCCCACCGCTGTCTACCCCGACGCCGTCCCCGGCGGGGACCTGGTCGTCACCGCCCTCAAGGAGGGCTTCTCCCACTCCGTCGTCCTGCGCAACCGCCCCGACGGCCCCGTCGAGTACCGCCTGCCCATCACCGCCACCGGCCTGCACCTGAAGAAGACCTCCGAGAACCGCCTGAGCTGGGAGGACACCAACGGCAAGGCCCAGGCCACCGCCCCGGCCCCGATGATGTGGGACTCCTCCACCGACCCCGTCTCCGGAGACCCCAAGCACCTGGCGCCCATCGACGTCACCGTCGAAGCGAGCAAGAGCGGCAAGGGCCAGGTCCTGGTCCTCAAGCCCGACCCGACGTTCCTCGCCGACCCCGACCTCACCTACCCGGTCACCATCGACCCCACCGACTCCCTCATGGGCGCCGCCACCGACACCTGGCTCCAGTACGACGACTACCAGACCTCACAACGCGCCTCCACCGAACTCAAAGCCGGCACCTACGACGGCACCCACAAGGCCCGCTCCTTCCTGAAGTTCACCGTCACCAAGTACGCCGGCAAGCACATCGTCGACGCCAAGCTGCGCCTGTACTCGTACTACTCCTCGACCTGCGACACCAAGAACTCGGGCGTCGAGGTGCGGCGGATCACCGCCGACTGGGACCCCGCCGCGATCACCTGGTCCAAGCAGCCCGCCACCACCGCCACCGGTGCCACGGTCATCAAGGACGCCAAGGGCTACAACGCCAGCTCCTGCCCCGGCGGCTTCAACACCTGGGACCTGACCGCCATCACCCAGGCATGGGCCGACGGCCAGCCCAACTACGGCGTGCGCCTGGCCGCCGTCAGCGAGACCGACGTCCTCACCTGGCGCCGCTACCACTCCGCCAACTACGTCGACGGCTCCCACGACCCCAACTCCGAGCCGTCCCTGTCGGTGACGTACAACACGCTGCCGGGCAAGCCGACCGCTGCCGCGATCTCCCCGTCGGTGCTCAACGCGTACAACGGCAAGCGGTATGTCACCTCGCTGACCCCGAGCCTGTCGGCGACCGTCGCCGACCCCGACGGCGGCACCGTCAAGGGACAGTTCGAGGTCACCCCGGACCCGGCCTATGCGGACACCACCTACACCTACACCGCGACCAGCGGCGGCGTGACCTCCGGCAGTACGGCGACTCTCACCATTCCGGCCGCCTCCGCCTTCCCGGCCGGCAAGCACCTGCGCTACCGGGTGCGTGCCTACGACGGCACCGACTACGGGCCCTGGACCGGGTACACCGTCTTCGTGCTCAACACCGCCAAGCCGGACGCTCCGACCATCGCCTGCGACACCTACGAGGAGAACAGCTGGACCGCGAAGGCTGAGGCGGCGGTCACGTGCACGCTGGAGACCACCTCGGACGACGGTGCCGGCTTCCACTGGGGTCTGGACGACCCGAGTGTGCCCAAGCGTGCCCTGGACACCGTCAACGGCACCGGCGGCCACCCGCAGGACATCAGCATCAATCCCGGTAACGGCTGGCACACCCTGTACGCCAAGACCGTCGACTCCGGTGGCAACCTCTCCACCGCCACGACCGCCTACTCCTTCGGCGTCGGGGAGGACGGAGCCGCGATCCTGTCCCCGTCCGACGGCGACGAGACGGCCCGACGCCTGGTGCTCTCCGCCAAGGGCCTGTCCTCCTACACCGGCGTGACGTGGCAGTACCGACGCGGCGAGGAAGACTCCTGGCGCACCGTTCCGGTCGGCGACGTGACCGCCTCCGGCGCCACCGTGTCCTCGTGGCCCGTGCCGGTGACCGGTGGCTCCGCTCCCAAGCTGGTCTGGAACGTGGTCTCCAGCCTCGCCGAGGACGGCGTGATCGAACTGCGGGCCGCGTTCGCCAACGGCACCACCACCGGCTACACGCAGACCGTGACCGTCACCGTCGACCGCGACGCCGGCAGGGCACCAAGTGCCCCGGTGGGACCGGGTTCTGTGAACCAGTTGACCGGTGCCTTCACGCTGTCGGCCTCGGATGCCTCGGCGCTCGACGCAAGCGTGGGCCGTGTCTTCTCCTCCCGTGACAGCGGAAAGGCCACTGAGGGACAGGCCAGGATCTTCGGCCCTGGCTGGACCTCGTCCGTGGCGTCCCAGAGCACGTCCTACACCCTGGTCCGGACCACGTCCGGCACTTCGGTCGAGGTGGTGAGCGCGGACGGCAGCACCATCGCGTTCACCAGCGTCTCGGGCGGGGGTTGGAAGCCGCAGTCCGGCTATGAGTCGCTGACGCTGACGGGCACCCTGTCCGGGACGAAGTTCACGCTCACCGACACCAACGCCAACAGGACGGTGTTCGCCAAGGTCGACGCCGGGGCCTCGGCCTGGACGCTGTCCTCCACAGCAGCCTCGGTGTCGGATTCGACCGTGACCGTCGCCTCCGAGCCCGTGGTCGTCGGCAGCGAGAAGCTGGCGCGGCCGAAGTACGTCATCGCCCCGACCCCGGCGGTCACCGGCGCGGCCTGCCAGGCGGATCCGGCCACGCGAGGCTGCCGGGTTCTGGAGTTCGTCTACGCCGGCACCACCACCGCCACGGGCACCACCCTGGGCGACTACAAGGACCAGGTCAAGGCGGTCAAGCTGTGGGCCACCAGCCCCGGCGCCGCACAGTCGACCGCCGAGACACTGACGTCCTACTCCTACGACGCCTCCGGGCGGCTGCGCAACGTCTGGGATCCTCAGATCACCCCTGCGCTGAAGACGGCGTACACCTATGACGCGGACGGCCGGGTCGAGACCCTGACCGAACCCGGCGAGCTGGCGTGGACCTTCACGTACGGCAAGGCCGGAAACGCTGCCACCGCCAATGCGGGCATGCTGCTCCGGGCATCGCGCCCCACTCTCGTCCCGGGATCCACCAGTGAGGTCTCCGGAACCGCCGTCACCAGCGTCGTCTACGACGTACCGCTGTCCGGCGCGAACGCTCCGTACCAGATGGATGCCACCACGGTGGCCACCTGGGCCCAGAGCGAGGCGCCGACGGATGCCACGGCCGTGCTCCCTCCCGGCTCGACCCCGGTCTCGCACACAGGCAGCAGTCTGACCCCCGGCGCCTACGCGAACGCCAACATCACCTATGTCAGCGCCAACGGTGAGGAGACGAACACCGCGACCCCCGGTGGCTCCATCACCGCCACGGAATACGACAAGTTCGGGAACTCGGTCAGCGAGCTGACCGCCGGCAACCGCGACCTCGCCCTGGGCACCGCACGGAACGCGCAGAGCAAGCTCGCGATGCTCGGCCTGACGAACCTGTCGACGGCCGAGCGAGCCCGACGGCTCGCCACCGTCTCCGAGTACTCCGCCGACGGCGAGCGCCTGCTGGACGAGTACGGTCCGATCCACGAGGTCACTCTCGCCACGGATCTGGTAGGAACCAGGGCCGAGTACGTCCTGAGGGCGGGCACGGTCGTCCCCGCTCGCGCGCACACGGTCTACACCTACGATGAGGACCGCCCCGCCGACGCTGCGGTGTCGGGTCTGGTGACCACCACCAGGACCGGTGCCTTCATCGACGGATTCGACACCGACGGCGACATCCACACCGTGACCGCCGGCTACGACTGGTCCACGGGCCAGACGGTGGACAGCGGCGGCGATGACACCACCGGTATGGTCACGACCTACGACACCGCTGGAAAGGTGGCCACCACCCGCACGGCCCGATCCAACGGAGCGGACGCCGGAACCATCCGGTACGACTACTACACCGCCGACGGCACCGGCAGCTGTGCCGGCCGGCCCGAATGGGCGGGCCTGGTCTGCCGGACCGCTCCGGCCGCCAAGGTGACCGGCGGCGGCAGCAACCCCGACGAGACGGTCACCACGGTCTACACCTATGACCGCTGGGGCCAGATCGCGACCAAGACCGAGTCCGCCAACGGACAGGTGCGCACCACAACCAACACCAAGGACGACGCCGGCCGGCTCGTCAGGACGGCCGTCACCGGAGGCCCCGGGCAGGCCGTACCCGCCATGACGGTCACCTACAACCAGAACAACGGGCAGGTGGCCACGCGGACCGCAAGCGGGCAGTCCATCGCCTACACCTACGACGCTCTGGGCCGCCCGACCACGTACAACGACGGTGCGGGCAACAGCACCACCACGGCCTAC is part of the Peterkaempfera bronchialis genome and encodes:
- a CDS encoding DNRLRE domain-containing protein codes for the protein MDAYTGPVRVQDEHGTWRPVDTTLVEADGVIQPAMTAADISFSDGGKDETLAHLSRGKHALGLGWEGKLPKPQLDGPTAVYPDAVPGGDLVVTALKEGFSHSVVLRNRPDGPVEYRLPITATGLHLKKTSENRLSWEDTNGKAQATAPAPMMWDSSTDPVSGDPKHLAPIDVTVEASKSGKGQVLVLKPDPTFLADPDLTYPVTIDPTDSLMGAATDTWLQYDDYQTSQRASTELKAGTYDGTHKARSFLKFTVTKYAGKHIVDAKLRLYSYYSSTCDTKNSGVEVRRITADWDPAAITWSKQPATTATGATVIKDAKGYNASSCPGGFNTWDLTAITQAWADGQPNYGVRLAAVSETDVLTWRRYHSANYVDGSHDPNSEPSLSVTYNTLPGKPTAAAISPSVLNAYNGKRYVTSLTPSLSATVADPDGGTVKGQFEVTPDPAYADTTYTYTATSGGVTSGSTATLTIPAASAFPAGKHLRYRVRAYDGTDYGPWTGYTVFVLNTAKPDAPTIACDTYEENSWTAKAEAAVTCTLETTSDDGAGFHWGLDDPSVPKRALDTVNGTGGHPQDISINPGNGWHTLYAKTVDSGGNLSTATTAYSFGVGEDGAAILSPSDGDETARRLVLSAKGLSSYTGVTWQYRRGEEDSWRTVPVGDVTASGATVSSWPVPVTGGSAPKLVWNVVSSLAEDGVIELRAAFANGTTTGYTQTVTVTVDRDAGRAPSAPVGPGSVNQLTGAFTLSASDASALDASVGRVFSSRDSGKATEGQARIFGPGWTSSVASQSTSYTLVRTTSGTSVEVVSADGSTIAFTSVSGGGWKPQSGYESLTLTGTLSGTKFTLTDTNANRTVFAKVDAGASAWTLSSTAASVSDSTVTVASEPVVVGSEKLARPKYVIAPTPAVTGAACQADPATRGCRVLEFVYAGTTTATGTTLGDYKDQVKAVKLWATSPGAAQSTAETLTSYSYDASGRLRNVWDPQITPALKTAYTYDADGRVETLTEPGELAWTFTYGKAGNAATANAGMLLRASRPTLVPGSTSEVSGTAVTSVVYDVPLSGANAPYQMDATTVATWAQSEAPTDATAVLPPGSTPVSHTGSSLTPGAYANANITYVSANGEETNTATPGGSITATEYDKFGNSVSELTAGNRDLALGTARNAQSKLAMLGLTNLSTAERARRLATVSEYSADGERLLDEYGPIHEVTLATDLVGTRAEYVLRAGTVVPARAHTVYTYDEDRPADAAVSGLVTTTRTGAFIDGFDTDGDIHTVTAGYDWSTGQTVDSGGDDTTGMVTTYDTAGKVATTRTARSNGADAGTIRYDYYTADGTGSCAGRPEWAGLVCRTAPAAKVTGGGSNPDETVTTVYTYDRWGQIATKTESANGQVRTTTNTKDDAGRLVRTAVTGGPGQAVPAMTVTYNQNNGQVATRTASGQSIAYTYDALGRPTTYNDGAGNSTTTAYDNLDRPVKVTDSVPSSVTYTYDAVGNRDSMTDSVAGTFTAAYDADGTLTTQTLPGNSTLAIATDPTGMVTGRTYADAAGSTILSDNARYTIHGEPFGHTQTDGSTTGTAYSYDGAGRLTQVADTTATGCVTRAYTFDASSNRTSLETTTDNCDSVTGAADTTTASYSYDTADRLIAAGVVYDAFGRTTSSGDSELTYFANDLVHSETVGASRKTWFLDPVGRLARVTDQTRAADGSWTTGGTTTNHYGCDCDSPNWSKSSANAVSRNVSDAAGALGAITTATGDVVLQLSNLHGDVAVQLPLDTTATPTVQHFDEYGNVLDGTVSAAYGWLGSHLRDSGTLSGITLMGMRLYDPSTGRFLQTDPVYGGNDNSYEYCRGNPVSCMDLDGAYSYSFTYAIGAYFSSAKTVFKWIRTHFWVFPLSGCGATLNRGERCNLKPVLGPVKVEKLTSTYFQFLSLKGHFEGPGKRLRFTFTKSWGVLYMKVKAWGPDVTKCDNNTFCSTANKIAARTGFALFASNIAFYTTFAGIW